One window of Cohnella hashimotonis genomic DNA carries:
- a CDS encoding NAD(P)/FAD-dependent oxidoreductase gives MNLQTGTYYWPITFPEAPSFPSLEENLTCDVVIIGGGSSAAQCAYYLAGSGLEVVVLEKGRIGGGSTSTNTAIIQYSGEKMFTALVNTFGENYVGRHLKLLKEAIDEIEAASRGVDIDCEFRRRDTLYAASCSEDIDRLRIEYEFIKRHGIKIDFWNRPQIEEKYPFSRDAAIYSYDDGELNPYKFTHALFQFAANRGIRIYEHTAMNGHRYDRQRQRMIVTTNTRKEINARHVIFAAGYENMEIRKEKQASFVSTYTVTTQPVADLSSWHNRTLLWETARPYLYMRTTVDNRIIVGGLDENTAYPERRDSKLIHKKDMLLAAFNRLFPDIQVEPAFYSAAFYGGMADGLPIIGKYEEYPNSYFLLAYGDNGTVYSQLLAKLIVQEIVEGHSPDLALYLQDRPLLQALVDQ, from the coding sequence ATGAACTTGCAAACGGGAACCTATTATTGGCCGATCACCTTTCCCGAAGCCCCGTCCTTTCCCTCTCTGGAGGAAAATCTCACTTGCGACGTGGTCATCATCGGGGGCGGAAGTTCTGCCGCACAGTGCGCCTATTATTTGGCCGGCAGCGGACTTGAGGTCGTTGTGTTGGAAAAAGGGCGCATCGGAGGCGGCAGCACGAGCACGAACACCGCGATCATTCAATATTCGGGCGAGAAGATGTTCACCGCTCTGGTTAACACCTTTGGAGAGAATTACGTCGGGCGGCACCTGAAGCTGCTCAAAGAAGCCATCGACGAAATCGAGGCTGCCTCCCGAGGCGTGGATATCGATTGCGAATTCCGGCGCAGAGACACGCTTTATGCCGCGAGCTGCTCCGAGGACATCGACCGCTTGCGAATCGAATACGAATTCATCAAGCGTCATGGCATCAAAATCGATTTTTGGAATCGCCCTCAAATCGAAGAAAAATACCCGTTCAGCCGAGACGCGGCGATCTACTCCTATGACGATGGCGAGCTGAATCCATACAAATTCACCCATGCGTTATTTCAATTTGCGGCGAATCGGGGAATCCGCATCTATGAACATACCGCGATGAACGGCCATCGTTACGACCGGCAGCGGCAGCGCATGATCGTCACTACGAACACAAGGAAAGAAATCAACGCACGACATGTCATCTTTGCGGCGGGCTATGAGAATATGGAGATTCGCAAAGAGAAGCAAGCCTCTTTCGTGAGCACCTACACCGTTACGACCCAACCTGTGGCGGACCTGTCATCCTGGCACAACAGAACGCTTCTGTGGGAGACGGCACGCCCGTATTTGTATATGCGAACAACGGTCGACAACCGGATCATCGTCGGCGGCCTGGACGAAAATACAGCTTATCCGGAGCGTCGAGACAGCAAACTGATTCATAAGAAGGATATGCTGCTTGCCGCGTTCAATCGCCTGTTCCCCGACATTCAGGTAGAGCCGGCCTTCTATTCTGCCGCTTTTTACGGCGGAATGGCGGACGGTCTGCCCATCATCGGGAAGTACGAGGAATATCCGAACAGCTACTTCTTGCTCGCATATGGCGACAACGGAACCGTATACAGTCAACTGCTGGCCAAGCTTATCGTTCAGGAAATCGTCGAAGGGCATAGCCCCGACTTGGCGCTATATTTGCAGGATAGGCCTCTTTTGCAGGCTTTAGTCGATCAATGA
- a CDS encoding ankyrin repeat domain-containing protein — MLVISENEPLAVTLVEAIRTGDVQGLQKLLTGNPGLATARIIGADTCNGNVSRTLLHVATDWPGHFPNGAATVAELVKAGAEVNARITGGTHVETPLHWAASSDDIEVLDTLLDVGADIEASGAVIAGGTPLDDAVAFGQWKVAHRLIERGADFTLWHAAALGLLNDMEAHFAGTTLSRRYPWGASHNPPPDEVTVAFWCACHGGQRHSAEYLLERGAELNWISVWDGLSPLDAAQRSATGEVVQWLRNRGAKSAKELHR, encoded by the coding sequence ATGTTGGTCATCTCCGAAAACGAGCCTCTTGCGGTCACCTTGGTCGAGGCAATTCGCACAGGCGATGTCCAGGGATTGCAGAAACTGCTCACCGGGAATCCTGGACTTGCTACGGCGAGAATTATTGGAGCAGATACGTGCAACGGGAACGTGTCGCGTACGCTGCTGCATGTGGCTACCGACTGGCCCGGCCATTTTCCAAACGGTGCGGCGACGGTGGCCGAATTGGTCAAAGCTGGTGCTGAGGTGAACGCTCGAATCACCGGCGGCACTCATGTCGAGACACCTCTTCATTGGGCTGCGAGCAGCGATGATATCGAGGTGCTCGACACGCTTCTCGATGTCGGCGCTGATATTGAGGCGTCTGGTGCGGTCATCGCCGGTGGAACACCGCTGGACGATGCAGTGGCGTTTGGGCAGTGGAAGGTTGCACACCGGCTGATTGAGCGCGGTGCAGATTTCACGCTCTGGCACGCGGCCGCGCTTGGACTATTGAATGACATGGAAGCCCACTTTGCCGGGACCACACTTTCACGGCGATATCCGTGGGGAGCCAGCCACAATCCACCCCCGGACGAAGTTACCGTCGCCTTCTGGTGCGCTTGCCACGGCGGACAGCGACACTCTGCCGAGTATTTGCTCGAACGAGGGGCCGAACTGAACTGGATTTCCGTATGGGACGGACTGAGCCCTTTGGATGCAGCACAACGAAGCGCTACCGGCGAAGTGGTTCAGTGGTTACGCAACCGAGGCGCTAAATCCGCCAAAGAACTGCATCGTTAA
- a CDS encoding sulfurtransferase, with protein MNHIVSLKWLLARLYESDLVIVDCRFQMGKGQENAGREAYEASHIPGAVYLDLEKDLSAPVDADGHGGRHPLPDAAQLTGTFSRVGIGNTSRVVAYDDQGGAMASRLWWLLKYLGHDQVFVLDQGFAAWRDAGFPVNAEQQVRIPAPFLAEVRHSMLAEVDDVRELLGTDQATLIDSREPARYRGEVEPLDKAAGHIPGAINRFWKDALDERGGWRDENAQAARFAGLAQDAPLIVYCGSGVTATPNVLALQEAGYTNVRLYAGSWSDWISYEENPIAVGDEENPKDE; from the coding sequence TTGAATCATATCGTATCGCTCAAATGGCTGCTGGCCCGTCTTTACGAATCGGACCTGGTTATCGTCGACTGCCGCTTCCAGATGGGCAAAGGCCAGGAGAACGCGGGCCGCGAGGCTTACGAAGCGTCCCATATCCCGGGCGCCGTCTACCTCGATCTTGAAAAGGATCTGTCCGCCCCGGTCGATGCCGACGGCCATGGCGGACGCCACCCGCTGCCGGACGCCGCGCAGCTCACCGGCACCTTCAGCCGCGTCGGCATCGGCAACACGTCGCGCGTCGTCGCCTATGACGATCAGGGCGGCGCGATGGCTTCGCGGCTGTGGTGGCTGCTCAAGTATCTCGGGCACGACCAGGTCTTCGTGCTTGATCAAGGCTTCGCGGCCTGGCGCGATGCCGGCTTCCCGGTGAATGCGGAGCAGCAGGTGCGCATTCCGGCGCCGTTCCTGGCCGAGGTGCGGCACAGCATGCTCGCCGAGGTCGACGACGTGCGCGAGCTGCTCGGCACGGACCAGGCGACGCTGATCGACTCTCGGGAGCCGGCGCGCTATCGCGGCGAGGTCGAGCCGCTCGACAAGGCCGCAGGCCATATCCCGGGCGCGATCAACCGCTTCTGGAAGGACGCGCTGGACGAGCGGGGCGGCTGGCGCGACGAGAACGCCCAAGCCGCGCGCTTCGCGGGGCTGGCGCAGGACGCGCCGCTCATCGTCTACTGCGGCTCCGGCGTCACCGCCACGCCGAACGTGCTGGCGCTGCAGGAGGCGGGCTACACGAACGTGAGGCTGTACGCAGGGAGCTGGAGCGATTGGATTAGTTATGAGGAGAATCCGATTGCGGTTGGAGACGAAGAGAACCCAAAAGACGAATAG
- a CDS encoding MFS transporter translates to MIRLIWLGCLAYLTVGLGQLVVGAVMEPMVGAYGVRYGDGGQLVMNQFLGGLAGTLFAPWLMRRLGRRTLLLGAISLSAAAEIAYTLAPPWGAMLVLGPVAGFGFGITEAVVGSFIIGSAGERANVAMSRVEVSFGLGALVMPLVGALLIDIDRWRLAFGVVGALAAATVILWAIFWPKILDAAPAGAAQADAPGKRRQPPARLPLLGTGPARWVLIACTAFFFLYVGFEMSYAHYLPTLLVQEGGITEATAALALGVFWGAMTIGRLFAGHLADRIGSTSYLMSMCGIAALAFILMGFFGGAAPMFALAAVAGLAMSGMFAIALVFANRYAPGMTERTTSLLIACGLLGGAVLPKLVGWSLDALGGDESRWVLAGFALLLLAVAAVATAASRKAARAAARLAA, encoded by the coding sequence ATGATTCGGCTTATTTGGTTAGGATGTCTGGCGTATCTGACGGTCGGCCTCGGCCAGCTCGTGGTCGGCGCGGTGATGGAGCCGATGGTCGGCGCGTACGGCGTGCGCTATGGGGACGGCGGTCAGCTCGTCATGAATCAATTTCTCGGGGGCCTCGCGGGTACGCTCTTCGCGCCTTGGCTGATGCGCAGGCTCGGCAGACGCACGCTGCTGCTCGGCGCGATCTCGCTGAGCGCTGCGGCAGAGATCGCATATACGCTGGCGCCGCCCTGGGGCGCGATGCTCGTCCTGGGACCGGTCGCGGGCTTTGGATTCGGAATTACGGAAGCGGTCGTCGGCTCGTTTATTATCGGCTCCGCCGGCGAGCGAGCGAACGTGGCGATGAGCCGCGTCGAGGTATCGTTCGGCTTGGGCGCGCTCGTCATGCCGCTCGTCGGGGCGCTGCTCATCGACATCGACCGGTGGCGGCTCGCATTCGGCGTGGTGGGCGCTCTGGCGGCGGCGACTGTCATCCTGTGGGCTATCTTCTGGCCGAAGATTCTGGACGCCGCGCCGGCCGGCGCCGCACAAGCGGATGCGCCCGGCAAGAGACGGCAGCCTCCTGCGAGGCTCCCGCTGCTCGGCACGGGTCCGGCGCGCTGGGTGCTAATCGCGTGCACTGCGTTTTTCTTTCTCTATGTCGGCTTCGAGATGAGCTACGCCCACTACCTGCCGACGCTGCTCGTCCAGGAGGGCGGCATCACGGAGGCGACCGCGGCGCTGGCGCTCGGCGTGTTCTGGGGCGCCATGACGATCGGTCGGCTGTTCGCCGGACATCTGGCCGACAGGATCGGCAGCACGTCTTATCTGATGTCGATGTGCGGAATCGCCGCTCTCGCCTTCATCTTGATGGGCTTCTTCGGCGGCGCGGCGCCGATGTTCGCGCTGGCGGCCGTCGCGGGCCTCGCGATGAGCGGTATGTTCGCGATCGCGCTCGTCTTCGCGAACCGCTACGCGCCCGGCATGACGGAGCGCACGACGAGCCTGCTCATCGCGTGCGGCCTCCTTGGCGGCGCGGTGCTGCCGAAGCTCGTCGGCTGGAGCCTGGACGCCCTGGGCGGCGACGAGTCGCGGTGGGTGCTGGCCGGCTTCGCGCTGCTGTTGCTCGCTGTGGCTGCCGTCGCTACGGCGGCAAGCCGTAAGGCTGCACGTGCGGCGGCGCGGCTCGCGGCCTAG